A segment of the Candidatus Nanopelagicales bacterium genome:
CTCGCTGGCCCAGTGAGCCACATCGATGACCGCACACCCGCCATCCTCGATGTGGTCGAGCACGCGGTGGTGCTTCAGATCTGCTGTGACGAACACGTCTGCACCGGCCCGATTCGCATCCGCTAGCAGGGAGTCGCCGGATCCGCCACAAACCGCGACGGTTTGCACCGTCCGCGCCAGCTCGCCTGCCACCCGAATCCCACCCGCACTTGTCGGCACCGCCGCGGCGACCCGCTCGGCGAAGTCACTCAGCGACATGGGTGAGGTCAATCGGCCGACTCGACCGATGCCCTCGCCAGCGGGGACATTCGCGAGTTCGACGACGCCGAACGCAGGTTCTTCGTAGGGATGGGCACGTCGCATCGCAGTGATGACCGCGTCGCGAGCCGCCCGGGCGAGCACAACCTCTAACCGCACCTCATCGACGGTCTGCACTTCTCCAACGGTTCCGATGGCAGGGGCTGCACCTGGCAGTGGCCTAAACGTTCCCACCCCGGGGGCTAAGAACGCACAGCGGTCATAGTTGCCAATCGCGCCTGCACCCGCCTCGGCCAAGGCGTCGAGCATTAGAGCAGCGTCGGACTCTGGGACGTAGACGTGGAGGTGGTCAAGCGCGATCGCTGGCGATGTCTCCAGCGGTGCAGTCTCGGCGAGACCCAGCGACGCCGCGAGTGCATCACTGACTCCCTCGCGCGCAGCATCGGCATTCGTGTGGGCCGTGAGTAACGCGCAGTTCGCCTCAATCAGGTCGTGCAGGATCCGACCCTTGGCGCTGGTCGCGGCGACCGAGGTGACGCCCCCGAGCAGGAGCGGGTGGTGCGCCACGATCAGGTCGTAGCCGCCAGCAACCGCCTGGCCGGCCACTGCCTGCGTCACATCAACGGTCACCAGGATGCGGTGGACCGGCGCCGCTGGGCGCCCTGCGACCAAGCCGACAGCGTCCCAGGACTCCGCCAGCCGTGGTGGGTACGTCCTGGACAACCACTCGACGATTTGGGCAACGGTTGACACGGGGTCAGCTTAGGCCGTCAGCAAATCCCAACACCAAGACTCGGCGAAGTCGGCACATGTCCAGC
Coding sequences within it:
- a CDS encoding Nif3-like dinuclear metal center hexameric protein, whose protein sequence is MSTVAQIVEWLSRTYPPRLAESWDAVGLVAGRPAAPVHRILVTVDVTQAVAGQAVAGGYDLIVAHHPLLLGGVTSVAATSAKGRILHDLIEANCALLTAHTNADAAREGVSDALAASLGLAETAPLETSPAIALDHLHVYVPESDAALMLDALAEAGAGAIGNYDRCAFLAPGVGTFRPLPGAAPAIGTVGEVQTVDEVRLEVVLARAARDAVITAMRRAHPYEEPAFGVVELANVPAGEGIGRVGRLTSPMSLSDFAERVAAAVPTSAGGIRVAGELARTVQTVAVCGGSGDSLLADANRAGADVFVTADLKHHRVLDHIEDGGCAVIDVAHWASEALWCDVVADLLRGHFGTAPDTLAVDVSRLVTDPWRLHLGTGHSDLDDLIDPAPDGGSL